Proteins from a genomic interval of Kiritimatiellia bacterium:
- a CDS encoding alpha-ketoacid dehydrogenase subunit beta: protein MIEMTYLEGIREGLRHALRAHPEVVIFGEDVGQFGGAFKVTLGFQEEFGADRCFDTPISESALLGAAIGMATQGMKPVVELQFADFGTTAIHQLLNNAGTHCYRTGIPVPMTVRAPCGGGFGGGPFHSEELEALFCHMPGLKVVYPAFPSDARNLLYAAILDPNPVIFLENKFLYRHVKELVPKEVEPARIGTARIVRPGSDAAVLTYGAMVHESMRAANRLAARGYEVLVLDLRTLKPYDEDAIVAAAAATNRVMIVHEGWRTCGFGAELAAVVAERAFHLLDAPIMRITAPDVPVPFAPELERAYRPNSDKIEAALVELLEY from the coding sequence ATGATTGAGATGACATATTTGGAAGGGATCCGCGAAGGCCTTCGCCACGCTTTGCGAGCGCATCCGGAGGTGGTAATTTTCGGTGAAGATGTAGGGCAGTTTGGCGGAGCCTTCAAGGTCACCCTCGGATTTCAGGAAGAATTTGGTGCCGACCGTTGCTTTGACACGCCCATCAGCGAGTCGGCCCTTCTCGGCGCCGCGATTGGCATGGCGACCCAGGGAATGAAACCCGTCGTGGAACTTCAGTTTGCCGACTTCGGTACCACTGCTATTCACCAACTACTGAACAACGCGGGCACCCACTGCTACCGAACAGGCATACCGGTTCCGATGACGGTTCGGGCCCCCTGTGGCGGCGGATTCGGGGGTGGCCCCTTTCACTCGGAGGAATTGGAAGCCCTTTTTTGCCACATGCCTGGCTTGAAAGTGGTCTATCCCGCTTTTCCGTCCGACGCGCGGAATCTCTTGTATGCGGCGATTTTGGATCCAAATCCGGTCATTTTTTTGGAGAACAAGTTTCTTTACCGCCACGTAAAGGAACTGGTGCCGAAAGAGGTCGAGCCTGCCCGGATCGGTACCGCCCGGATCGTTCGCCCCGGTTCGGACGCCGCGGTTCTAACGTACGGCGCTATGGTACATGAATCGATGCGGGCGGCGAATCGATTGGCGGCCCGCGGCTACGAGGTCCTTGTGCTCGACCTTCGGACTCTGAAGCCATATGACGAGGATGCGATTGTTGCTGCCGCGGCAGCGACCAATCGCGTGATGATCGTCCATGAGGGCTGGCGAACCTGCGGATTCGGCGCAGAGCTCGCTGCCGTTGTTGCTGAGCGAGCCTTCCACTTACTCGATGCACCCATCATGCGCATCACAGCGCCAGATGTTCCGGTTCCCTTCGCTCCGGAGCTGGAACGCGCCTATCGGCCGAACTCGGACAAAATTGAGGCGGCCCTGGTGGAGCTTCTGGAGTACTGA